The genomic window CAGGATGACCTGCACGTCCTCGACGACTTCCAGGTCCGGCACGGCGCGCAGCAGGCCGTACAGTTCGCTGAGGGTCAGGGTGCGGCCGAAGGGCCAGCCGCGTCCGTCGGGTCCGCCGGTGTAGGGGTTGAGGTAGGTGTACAGGGCGTGCAGGGCGCGGCGGCGGACGTCCTCGCGGGCGGGGCGGCTGGCGGCGTGCGCGGCGCGGACGGTGGCGGTGACGCTGACCCACACGTACTGCGGGGCGCGCAGGTCCAGGGTGGTGCCGACCGGGCGGCGCAGGTCGAGTTCCTCCTGCACGGCGCCGCGCAGTTCGGCGCTGAGGGTCAGGCGTTCCGGCGCGACCCGGCCCGGGGTCAGGGGGTCCACGTCCACGCCGGGGTCGTCGAGGCGCACCTCGGGCAGCAGGGCGACCGTGACCTGCCCGGGCGGCACGTGCAGCGCGCGGATCTGCCCGGGGTACGTCTGGCCGGGCGCGTGCATGTTCGGGGTGACGCAGCGGGCGCGGGCGACACCGGGGACCTGCGCGGCGAGGTGTTCGTAGTCGTCGGCGGTGACGGCGCGGGTGCGGGTGCGCAGCAGCTGTGGGACGCGCTGCACGGCGTCCTCGAGCTGCTGGGCGTTGCGGCCGCCCACGGCGGGGGCGTGGTTGGTGACGCGCGCCACGTACGGCAGGCTGCTCTTCAGGACGCTGAGGCTGCGGGCCGGGACGTTGCCGATGGCGCCGCCGCCGTACTGGTAGCGGGTCATGCGGATCGTGGCCCCCTGGGCGGGGGTCAGGCCGAAGCGGTACACGCTGCCGTCGGGTTGCAGGACGCTGGGGCCGAAGGCGACCTCGCGGGTGGCGGTGTCGAACGTGAAGTGCGGGTCCAGTGGCGAGGACAGGCTGAAGTCCGTGACGGGCGTGAACAGGGTGCGGTCGCCCTCGGGGGTGAGGACCTCGATCAGGTCGCGGTCCGGGTCAAGGTGCAGGACCGGGCCGTTCAGCAGAGTGAAGCGCTGGCCGGGCGTGCCGTCGCTCTGGCCGAGCAGTTCGTTCTTCACGACGGTGGCGTGCCGGGCGGGTACGGTGACGCCGCGCGCGTCCACGCGCAGGGTTTCCAGGTCGGGGCTGACGCGGTACCCGGCGTGCATCTGCTCGTTGGTCAGGCGGCAGCGCAGCCAGTAGCCGCGCTGCTCGAAGAAGGTGCCCTCGCGCAGGGTGGGCAGGCGCAGGATCAGCTCGCCGGACACGTTGAAGGCCTGCGTGCCGTCGTACTCGGTCTCGCACTGCGCCCAGCGGCTCACGCCGCCCTGCCACGCCTCCCACACGTAGGGGGGGTGGTTGGGGTTCACGCCGGCGCCCCCGGCGAGTTCCACGCCGAAGTGCAGCGCCAGGACGTGGTCGCTGTGGTCGCCTTCCAGCTGCACGAACAGCGCGTCGCCGGGTTGCGGTTGCGGCTGGAAGATCGGGAATCGGTAGCCGGGCAGGCCCAGCTGCGCGAGGTCGTGCCGGACGCCACGCGTGTCGTCCGCGTCGCCGCGCACCTGCGCGAGGGTGTTGGCGGTGTACAGCCCGGTCAGGACCGGGGGGCGGATCACGCCGCCGCGTTCGGTGGAGAACACGGTGGCCTCGTTCACCTCGGTGCGCAGCGTGGCGACCTCGGTGCCGACGTTGATGGCCAGCGCGGTCTCCTGCGGGGCGGACAGGTAGAACGTGACGGGCGCCTGCGCGGCGCGGGGCGGGGCGAGCTGCACGCCGATCAGGTCCAGGAACGCGATCAGCAGTTTATCGGGCACCTGGTTCACGCGGTACAGCAGCAGGTCGGTCATCCAGGCGAACACCTCCAGGATGGCCATGCCGGGGTCGCTGGGGTTGTGGTCGGTCCATTCGGGGCAGAACTGCGGGATCAGGCGGCGGGCTTCTTCGAGGATGTCGTCGAAGCGGCGGTCGTCGAGGTTCACGGTGGGTAGCGGCACGGTGGGGTCTCCGGGGGGGGGTCAGGGGGCGCGGTAGAAGGGGAAGATCAGCGAGCGGGGTTCGGGCGTGTTGCGCAGCTGGTAGCGCAGGTCCACGATGATCCGCCCGGGGTCGGCGGGGTCCAGGCGCGCCTGGACGCGTTCGACGGTCACGCGGGGTTCCCAGCGGCGGATGGCCTCGTCGACGTAGTAGGACGCCAGGCCCAGGGTGGTGGCGTCGCCGGGTGCGAACACCAGGTCGTGGATGCGGCAGCCGTATTCGGGTCGCATGACGCGCTGTCCGGGCGCGGTCATCAGGAGGGTCATGATGGCCTGCGCGACGGCGCGTTCGCCGCTGACCATGCCCAGCTGCCCGCGGGCGTTGACGCCCAGCGGGAAGGCCAGTCCGGTGCCGAGCACGTCCCGGATCGGGGGGCGGGTGAGGGGGCGGGTCATGCGGGGCCTCCGGGGGTGTCCAGGGTCAGCTGGGCCTGCTCGGTGTGGGGGATGAGGGTGTGGGTTTCGCCGTCGAGGGTCAGGACGTGCAGCGTGCCCACGGCCTCGCGGGGCGCGTCGAGGTGCACGGTGCCGGTGGGGTCGGTGTAGCCGCGCGCGCCGCTGTCGCTGCGCACGAGTGCGTCGGCCAGGGGGCGGCCGTCGGGGGCGCGCAGCTGCCAGGAGCTGCGGCGGCGCTGGCCGATCAGCGGGGCGTCGCGGGTGGGGCCGCCACGCACGGCAAGGTCGCGTTCGAGGACCAGCGGCGCGAAGCTGGTGACGTTCAGGTCCAGCGGGACGGTCACGGTGTATTGCAGGTGGGGGCGCAGGCTCAGGCCCAGGCTGGAGAACACCGCCTGGGGGGTGTCGCCCTGGGTGACGCTGCCCAGCACGCCCAGGTTCAGGCGCCGCGCCTCCTCGGGCAGGTAGTGGGCGTCCCATTCGTCCTGGCGCAGCAGGGCGGCCAGGACGCGCCACAGGACGTTCCACTCGTCGCGGCCCAGTTCGTCGAGCTGCGCCTTGAAGAACACGGTGACGAGGAAGCGCAGGTCCATGCGGCGGGGGGCGAGCTGGCGCTGCACGCCGCCCGGGCTGGGGGCGTGGCTGAATTCCATGGAGCGCAGGCCGGTGTTCTCGCGCAGGTCGTGCAGGAAGAGGTTCAGGGTGGGTCGGGTGAGGCTGCTGACCCAGCTGCCCGTGGGGGCAGCGAAGCGGATGTCGATGGCGTCGCGGGGCAGCTGCGCTTCGGTGTAGATCAGGTCCCGCAGGCCCTGTTGGATGTCGGCGATCATGCCCGCCCGCCTTCATGTCTAGACAGATTTTCAGGTGATGAGGCCTCCCCCACCGGGACCACCACCGGGGGCAATGCGAGGTTTTTCACTCGAAAATGGCGTTGCAGAGGGATATTCTTCAAAGTTTCAACCTCGGGAACAACTGTGTGACTGGTCAGTATAGGAACACAACCCCGCCCGCGTCTGCTCACATGCGGTTTACACGGCCGGTCAGTTCTGGAAGCCTAGGCGCCTCAGTGCTCAACGCCCACCCTCGCCAGCCGCGGGTGTCGTCAATCGCTGCCATTTCACCGGAGGAACCCATGGCTGAATACCTATCCCCAGGCGTCTACATCGAAGAAACCCAGAGTGGACCCCGGCCCATCGAGGGCATCAGCACCACCACCGCCGCGTTCGTCGGCTTCGCCCCCAGCGGCCCCGCCAACACCCCCGTGTTCGTGGCCAA from Deinococcus sedimenti includes these protein-coding regions:
- a CDS encoding GPW/gp25 family protein, which produces MTRPLTRPPIRDVLGTGLAFPLGVNARGQLGMVSGERAVAQAIMTLLMTAPGQRVMRPEYGCRIHDLVFAPGDATTLGLASYYVDEAIRRWEPRVTVERVQARLDPADPGRIIVDLRYQLRNTPEPRSLIFPFYRAP
- a CDS encoding putative baseplate assembly protein; its protein translation is MPLPTVNLDDRRFDDILEEARRLIPQFCPEWTDHNPSDPGMAILEVFAWMTDLLLYRVNQVPDKLLIAFLDLIGVQLAPPRAAQAPVTFYLSAPQETALAINVGTEVATLRTEVNEATVFSTERGGVIRPPVLTGLYTANTLAQVRGDADDTRGVRHDLAQLGLPGYRFPIFQPQPQPGDALFVQLEGDHSDHVLALHFGVELAGGAGVNPNHPPYVWEAWQGGVSRWAQCETEYDGTQAFNVSGELILRLPTLREGTFFEQRGYWLRCRLTNEQMHAGYRVSPDLETLRVDARGVTVPARHATVVKNELLGQSDGTPGQRFTLLNGPVLHLDPDRDLIEVLTPEGDRTLFTPVTDFSLSSPLDPHFTFDTATREVAFGPSVLQPDGSVYRFGLTPAQGATIRMTRYQYGGGAIGNVPARSLSVLKSSLPYVARVTNHAPAVGGRNAQQLEDAVQRVPQLLRTRTRAVTADDYEHLAAQVPGVARARCVTPNMHAPGQTYPGQIRALHVPPGQVTVALLPEVRLDDPGVDVDPLTPGRVAPERLTLSAELRGAVQEELDLRRPVGTTLDLRAPQYVWVSVTATVRAAHAASRPAREDVRRRALHALYTYLNPYTGGPDGRGWPFGRTLTLSELYGLLRAVPDLEVVEDVQVILTEPGQPETREVVTGSLPMPPQALIVSDVHHVRVEQG
- a CDS encoding Pvc16 family protein; protein product: MIADIQQGLRDLIYTEAQLPRDAIDIRFAAPTGSWVSSLTRPTLNLFLHDLRENTGLRSMEFSHAPSPGGVQRQLAPRRMDLRFLVTVFFKAQLDELGRDEWNVLWRVLAALLRQDEWDAHYLPEEARRLNLGVLGSVTQGDTPQAVFSSLGLSLRPHLQYTVTVPLDLNVTSFAPLVLERDLAVRGGPTRDAPLIGQRRRSSWQLRAPDGRPLADALVRSDSGARGYTDPTGTVHLDAPREAVGTLHVLTLDGETHTLIPHTEQAQLTLDTPGGPA